Proteins encoded in a region of the Dreissena polymorpha isolate Duluth1 chromosome 6, UMN_Dpol_1.0, whole genome shotgun sequence genome:
- the LOC127834911 gene encoding histone acetyltransferase KAT6A-like isoform X5, with protein MHFSLLVVFLCCSIGRLAEAGSCSDGTYCVGNNCCRSDTSSCICRRCRSSPPVVVVQEASATPNITVISNTTQMASIPQPMPYAPYPGQPAPYSGQPGPYPGQPGGYPQPPPQYAPA; from the exons ATGCATTTTTCGTTACTGGTCGTGTTTCTTTGCTGCAGCATTG GAAGACTAGCGGAGGCTGGTTCTTGCAGTGATGGAACCTACTGCGTTGGCAACAACTGTTGTAGGAGCGACACATCATC GTGCATTTGTCGTCGTTGTCGCAGCAGTCCTCCGGTGGTCGTGGTGCAGGAGGCCTCTGCGACCCCTAACATCACGGTCATATCTAACACAACAC AGATGGCAAGTATTCCTCAACCTATGCCCTACGCCCCTTATCCCGGGCAACCGGCTCCGTATTCAGGTCAACCCGGTCCATATCCAGGACAACCAGGCGGCTACCCACAACCCCCACCGCAGTACGCACCCGCGTAA
- the LOC127834911 gene encoding uncharacterized protein LOC127834911 isoform X2 translates to MRFYFRLTPGLRGSLVRALGCSCCNSAKLLGIKETETNTGRLAEAGSCSDGTYCVGNNCCRSDTSSCICRRCRSSPPVVVVQEASATPNITVISNTTQMASIPQPMPYAPYPGQPAPYSGQPGPYPGQPGGYPQPPPQYAPA, encoded by the exons atgcgtttttacttcagacttactccaggactccgggggtcactggttcgagccctg GGCTGCTCATGCTGCAATTCGGCGAAACTGTTGGGGATTAAAGAAACAGAAACAAATACCG GAAGACTAGCGGAGGCTGGTTCTTGCAGTGATGGAACCTACTGCGTTGGCAACAACTGTTGTAGGAGCGACACATCATC GTGCATTTGTCGTCGTTGTCGCAGCAGTCCTCCGGTGGTCGTGGTGCAGGAGGCCTCTGCGACCCCTAACATCACGGTCATATCTAACACAACAC AGATGGCAAGTATTCCTCAACCTATGCCCTACGCCCCTTATCCCGGGCAACCGGCTCCGTATTCAGGTCAACCCGGTCCATATCCAGGACAACCAGGCGGCTACCCACAACCCCCACCGCAGTACGCACCCGCGTAA
- the LOC127834911 gene encoding protein shisa-5-like isoform X3: MHFSLLVVFLCCSIGRLAEAGSCSDGTYCVGNNCCRSDTSSNVGGIAGGVVGTIIGVIFWVCVCRCICRRCRSSPPVVVVQEASATPNITVISNTTQMASIPQPMPYAPYPGQPAPYSGQPGPYPGQPGGYPQPPPQYAPA; the protein is encoded by the exons ATGCATTTTTCGTTACTGGTCGTGTTTCTTTGCTGCAGCATTG GAAGACTAGCGGAGGCTGGTTCTTGCAGTGATGGAACCTACTGCGTTGGCAACAACTGTTGTAGGAGCGACACATCATC gAATGTAGGAGGTATAGCTGGCGGAGTCGTTGGTACGATAATAGGTGTCATCTTTTGGGTCTGCGTCTGTAGGTGCATTTGTCGTCGTTGTCGCAGCAGTCCTCCGGTGGTCGTGGTGCAGGAGGCCTCTGCGACCCCTAACATCACGGTCATATCTAACACAACAC AGATGGCAAGTATTCCTCAACCTATGCCCTACGCCCCTTATCCCGGGCAACCGGCTCCGTATTCAGGTCAACCCGGTCCATATCCAGGACAACCAGGCGGCTACCCACAACCCCCACCGCAGTACGCACCCGCGTAA
- the LOC127834887 gene encoding zinc finger and BTB domain-containing protein 11-like — protein MRLRRETAGDIDVGRQSFAYKSAVKSVIRCQIQSLVQKLATETGEESIVITTNSTEGTYDHLGSHRGQEYLEDAREVVYQMCAKFSQFCAGLQTREEKHRPDEPDRPVDATISSRKRALTPDNTNKPNKRKSRPRMSINALFSRVEESYENQSGFQNVAQSVQRSPYNLDTTPIGNETKMCLDTTPKGNKMKMYVKVKTEPEDTFVSMTENGDLSDSFSGRNSDCVSPSEQISPPKIIAKHQALFPETQQKKSDLRLTVSEEKDKYTEDDDTNVSHVFTKLYKDTEDGQPFKSSILRSLYEQPLYNLDAYCMSGNNMDNAERSEQAFSSNLSEKTDNFPVTSENPVLSGLYDTGTSPKYRSKRKMAKKSKQRDNDMTATDLSLYETSPSSTGGSELKIKTFESGGRLVYACDVCKRELSHLTSYRRHMKLHTLERPHKCPVCSKGFIRKYHCIDHLNKHHRGVEYDPESLQLTGNSKDMELQGLAEPSALSDSNSVSPSDFNYTLDQSGEGCSDLDQSGSGDMGISQSASSILSELARSAALEKSQKETFAKKLQLASSEENGHVIDTNQEILHSGLEIKPCNSSPNKLDSANVEVKNDAGGGIKAIIAHLKSSSRRKKQAEEAESALGHKPDM, from the exons GTTCAGAAACTGGCCACAGAAACGGGCGAGGAATCCATCGTAATTACAACCAACAGTACTGAGGGTACGTATGACCATCTGGGATCCCACCGGGGGCAGGAATATCTGGAGGATGCTAGAGAAGTCGTCTATCAAATGTGCGCAAAGTTCTCACAGTTTTGTGCTGGACTGCAGACAAGGGAGGAAAAGCACAGACCAG ATGAACCTGATCGGCCCGTAGATGCAACAATATCATCAAGGAAACGAGCTCTCACACCCGACAACACAAATAAACCCAACAAACGAAAATCCCGCCCGAGGATGTCAATAAATGCTCTGTTTAGTAGAGTTGAAGAGTCATACGAAAACCAGTCTGGCTTTCAGAATGTAGCACAGTCTGTGCAGAGATCTCCATACAATCTTGACACAACCCCCATAGGTAATGAAACGAAAATGTGTCTTGACACAACCCCCAAAGgtaacaaaatgaaaatgtatgttaAAGTAAAAACTGAACCTGAGGACACTTTTGTTTCCATGACAGAAAACGGCGATTTATCTGACAGCTTCTCTGGCAGGAATTCAGACTGTGTTTCACCTAGTGAACAGATTTCCCCTCCTAAAATCATTGCAAAGCACCAGGCGCTGTTTCCAGAAACTCAGCAAAAGAAGTCTGACTTAAGACTTACGGTAAGCGAGGAGAAAGACAAATATACAGAAGATGATGATACAAATGTTTCTCACGTTTTTACTAAGTTGTATAAAGACACAGAAGATGGGCAGCCTTTTAAATCCAGCATACTTCGGTCTCTGTATGAACAGCCGCTGTACAATCTAGATGCTTATTGCATGAGTGGAAACAATATGGACAATGCTGAACGCTCAGAGCAGGCCTTTTCTTCTAATCTCAGTGAAAAAACGGACAATTTCCCAGTCACGTCGGAGAACCCAGTCTTGTCCGGTCTTTACGACACCGGCACTTCCCCAAAGTATCGAAGCAAAAGGAAAATGGCCAAGAAATCCAAGCAGAGAGATAACGACATGACGGCCACAGATTTGAGCCTGTACGAGACCTCACCTTCATCCACTGGTGGTTCAGAATTGAAGATTAAAACGTTTGAATCTGGCGGAAGACTGGTGTATGCCTGCGACGTTTGCAAGCGAGAGTTGTCCCACCTGACGAGTTATCGTCGTCACATGAAGCTTCATACGCTGGAGAGACCCCACAAGTGTCCAGTGTGCTCTAAGGGCTTCATTCGCAAGTATCACTGCATAGATCATCTGAACAAGCATCACCGAGGTGTGGAATACGACCCGGAATCGCTGCAGTTAACCGGAAACAGCAAAGATATGGAATTGCAGGGATTAGCTGAGCCATCAGCGTTGTCCGATTCTAACAGCGTGTCACCAAGTGATTTTAATTATACTCTGGATCAGTCAGGGGAGGGATGTTCAGATCTGGACCAATCAGGAAGCGGGGACATGGGAATCAGCCAATCGGCTTCCAGCATTTTGTCTGAGCTTGCCAGGTCAGCAGCATTGGAGAAAAGTCAAAAGGAAACATTTGCAAAGAAATTACAGCTTGCCAGTTCTGAAGAAAATGGACATGTAATTGACACAAATCAAGAGATTTTACATTCAGGTTTAGAAATCAAGCCTTGCAACAGTTCGCCTAACAAGCTGGACAGTGCGAATGTCGAGGTTAAAAACGACGCTGGTGGTGGAATAAAGGCCATTATAGCTCATTTGAAATCATCATCCAGAAGGAAAAAACAGGCTGAAGAAGCTGAAAGTGCACTGGGCCACAAGCCTGATATGTAG
- the LOC127834911 gene encoding uncharacterized protein LOC127834911 isoform X4, protein MEPTALATTVVGATHHRAFVVVVAAVLRWSWCRRPLRPLTSRSYLTQHRWQVFLNLCPTPLIPGNRLRIQVNPVHIQDNQAATHNPHRSTHPRNASTGTRRFVHRSAAFGNQAIVQRNYTTEI, encoded by the exons ATGGAACCTACTGCGTTGGCAACAACTGTTGTAGGAGCGACACATCATC GTGCATTTGTCGTCGTTGTCGCAGCAGTCCTCCGGTGGTCGTGGTGCAGGAGGCCTCTGCGACCCCTAACATCACGGTCATATCTAACACAACAC AGATGGCAAGTATTCCTCAACCTATGCCCTACGCCCCTTATCCCGGGCAACCGGCTCCGTATTCAGGTCAACCCGGTCCATATCCAGGACAACCAGGCGGCTACCCACAACCCCCACCGCAGTACGCACCCGCGTAACGCGTCCACAGGAACGAGGCGTTTCGTTCACAGGAGTGCGGCGTTTGGAAATCAGGCGATTGTACAGAGAAATTACACTACTGAAATTTAG
- the LOC127834911 gene encoding uncharacterized protein LOC127834911 isoform X1 translates to MRFYFRLTPGLRGSLVRALGCSCCNSAKLLGIKETETNTGRLAEAGSCSDGTYCVGNNCCRSDTSSNVGGIAGGVVGTIIGVIFWVCVCRCICRRCRSSPPVVVVQEASATPNITVISNTTQMASIPQPMPYAPYPGQPAPYSGQPGPYPGQPGGYPQPPPQYAPA, encoded by the exons atgcgtttttacttcagacttactccaggactccgggggtcactggttcgagccctg GGCTGCTCATGCTGCAATTCGGCGAAACTGTTGGGGATTAAAGAAACAGAAACAAATACCG GAAGACTAGCGGAGGCTGGTTCTTGCAGTGATGGAACCTACTGCGTTGGCAACAACTGTTGTAGGAGCGACACATCATC gAATGTAGGAGGTATAGCTGGCGGAGTCGTTGGTACGATAATAGGTGTCATCTTTTGGGTCTGCGTCTGTAGGTGCATTTGTCGTCGTTGTCGCAGCAGTCCTCCGGTGGTCGTGGTGCAGGAGGCCTCTGCGACCCCTAACATCACGGTCATATCTAACACAACAC AGATGGCAAGTATTCCTCAACCTATGCCCTACGCCCCTTATCCCGGGCAACCGGCTCCGTATTCAGGTCAACCCGGTCCATATCCAGGACAACCAGGCGGCTACCCACAACCCCCACCGCAGTACGCACCCGCGTAA